In the genome of Dunckerocampus dactyliophorus isolate RoL2022-P2 chromosome 6, RoL_Ddac_1.1, whole genome shotgun sequence, one region contains:
- the LOC129182519 gene encoding basement membrane-specific heparan sulfate proteoglycan core protein-like — MAGEGERSNMTGAERDSLAAHKVIELSSQLIMDSLSRVLVLFSLLCSATGQGLVVTVEPRTITVREGEPVSFRCQVGSGAQHTQLQWRRANNQPLADNVKIGPGGAVMTVANARPANQGEYQCVASSSAGSSHASAQLNVKYPPKVRLSPTGTVRVKIGDRVSVQCRATGRPRPKMNWRRQGSFLQLVTEEIDGVNTIQWHVIRPADSGVYICQAENNVGVAEVKVEVIVEGGPGVPKASVSHKEMTVVEGHTVTMECQATGTPAPVITWSKLRAPLPWKHTVAGGVLTLTNVGRQDSGQYICNATNIHGYSEAYTQMEVESPPYATSLPDQARLQPGDSLSLRCLAHGSHPIQFEWSRVGRVNLPAGSQSTQDGQLLIARVKLSDSGTYKCVATNHIGFSEVLAKVIVKA, encoded by the exons ATGGCAGGTGAGGGTGAAAGGTCGAACATGACTGGAGCAGAAAGAGACAGCCTGGCAGCACACAAAGTGATTGAACTCTCGTCTCAACTCATCATGGACTCGCTCTCCCGTGTTCTGGTCCTCTTCTCTCTGCTATGTTCCG CCACAGGTCAAGGTCTCGTAGTCACAGTGGAGCCCCGCACTATTACTGTGCGCGAAGGGGAGCCTGTGAGCTTCAGGTGCCAAGTGGGGAGCGGTGCACAGCATACTCAGCTGCAGTGGAGGAGAGCCAACAATCAACCCTTAGCAG ACAATGTTAAGATTGGCCCCGGGGGTGCAGTCATGACAGTTGCTAATGCTCGACCTGCTAATCAGGGCGAGTACCAGTGTGTGGCGTCCAGCTCTGCAGGTTCCAGCCATGCTTCGGCCCAGCTCAACGTCAAAT ATCCTCCTAAAGTGCGCCTGTCACCAACTGGAACCGTGCGGGTCAAAATCGGTGACCGTGTGTCAGTGCAGTGTCGTGCCACAGGCAGGCCACGCCCCAAGATGAATTGGAGACGCCAAGGCTCCTTTCTGCAGCTGGTTACTGAGGAGATAGATGGCGTCAACACCATACAG TGGCATGTGATACGTCCAGCGGACTCGGGTGTGTATATTTGCCAAGCTGAGAACAATGTGGGTGTGGCCGAGGTCAAAGTTGAGGTCATCGTGGAAGGGGGACCTGGTGTGCCCAAAGCTTCAGTGAGTCATAAAGAAATGACAGTGGTGGAGGGACACACTGTCACTATGGAGTGTCAGGCCACTG GTACTCCAGCTCCTGTCATTACTTGGTCCAAGCTGAGAGCCccgttgccatggaaacacacAGTGGCTGGCGGTGTCCTGACACTGACCAATGTGGGGCGCCAGGACTCAGGCCAATACATCTGTAACGCCACCAACATCCATGGCTACAGCGAGGCATACACGCAGATGGAGGTGGAGA GCCCTCCTTACGCCACCTCTCTGCCCGACCAAGCGAGGCTCCAGCCCGGAGATTCTCTTTCTCTGCGTTGTCTGGCTCATGGCTCACATCCCATTCAGTTTGAATGGAGCCGGGTGGGCAGAGTCAACCTGCCTGCTGGAAGTCAGAGCACACAGGATGGGCAGCTCCTCATAGCGCGTGTTAAACTGAGCGACAGCGGAACGTACAAGTGTGTGGCCACCAACCACATCGGCTTCAGTGAGGTGCTGGCCAAAGTTATTGTAAAAG CTTAG